Proteins encoded by one window of Paenibacillus sp. DCT19:
- a CDS encoding LysR family transcriptional regulator encodes MNLIKLQIVELIDKHHHMTSVAEILGIKQPTVTFHMKSLEEEMGVRLFESRSGKTFLTEAGQALLHYSVKINALTQEARRVVREYDSLYRGTLHIGASYVPATYLLPPILNAFSQEFPGIRIHLSVKPAPVIRDMLVRHQIDLGIISSEPFVGPMLQTETLCEDNLVLICTPQHALVQKEDLQPEHIAQVPFVLHGNQSNTRRITNQWLEQHEVRLRGTVEMDSLEAIKQLVLLGGHISFTSRMAVKWEESQGLIRVLPIPGELAPRHMYMVHNKDRHPSVQIHRFEEVLREWSLRAVLT; translated from the coding sequence TTGAATCTGATCAAATTACAAATTGTTGAGCTGATTGATAAGCATCATCACATGACCAGCGTTGCTGAAATTTTAGGCATTAAGCAGCCTACAGTTACATTTCATATGAAGTCATTAGAAGAAGAGATGGGTGTGCGGTTATTTGAATCACGAAGTGGGAAAACATTTCTGACCGAGGCGGGACAAGCGCTGCTCCATTATTCTGTGAAAATCAATGCCCTCACCCAAGAGGCTCGCCGAGTCGTTCGGGAATATGACAGTCTCTACCGGGGAACCCTGCACATTGGAGCAAGTTATGTACCTGCAACGTACCTATTACCTCCGATACTGAATGCTTTCTCTCAAGAGTTTCCGGGCATTCGGATTCATTTATCGGTTAAACCGGCTCCTGTCATCCGAGATATGTTAGTACGACACCAGATCGATCTAGGAATCATTTCATCTGAGCCGTTTGTCGGTCCGATGCTTCAGACAGAGACGTTGTGCGAAGATAATCTCGTTCTCATTTGCACACCCCAGCATGCTCTGGTTCAAAAGGAAGACCTACAGCCTGAGCACATTGCTCAAGTGCCGTTTGTCCTGCATGGGAATCAATCCAATACCCGCCGCATAACGAATCAGTGGCTGGAGCAGCATGAGGTTCGATTACGTGGTACGGTCGAGATGGACTCGCTGGAAGCAATCAAACAATTAGTACTATTAGGAGGTCATATCTCATTTACTTCACGTATGGCTGTTAAGTGGGAGGAGAGCCAAGGACTCATTCGGGTTCTTCCCATTCCCGGGGAACTGGCACCTCGCCATATGTACATGGTTCATAACAAGGATCGGCATCCCTCCGTTCAGATCCATCGTTTCGAGGAAGTTTTACGTGAGTGGAGTCTGCGTGCAGTACTAACCTAA
- a CDS encoding ABC transporter ATP-binding protein, whose translation MKLEIRQVQKSFNRTPALLPTDLTLEHGQFTTLLGPSGCGKTTLLRMLAGLEQPDAGAIYADGECIYSAEKRIDVPTHKRNLGMVFQDFALWPHMTVYENVAFGLRAGKQKSDLRQKVKEALDMVRLQGMEDRYPHQLSGGQQQRVAFARAVAVRPGVILFDEPLSALDAVLREEMRIEMMSLVRDMGLTALYVTHDQVEAMSMSDEIVVMEKGRILQKGSPETIYATPSEAFVASFIGKSNWLTPNQSMVRPEYVSWNKISHDDLRYHGVVLSVSYVGERYEVRVQMDGLGVWTAYRNNRVGIGEQVDLYVSPERIHRMNIEGETSFTRNKIAAVN comes from the coding sequence ATGAAATTAGAAATACGACAGGTTCAAAAATCATTCAATCGTACTCCGGCGTTATTGCCTACTGATCTCACGCTTGAACACGGACAGTTTACAACGCTGCTCGGCCCATCAGGCTGTGGTAAGACAACACTGCTACGTATGCTGGCAGGACTTGAACAGCCGGATGCGGGAGCTATATACGCGGATGGCGAGTGTATCTATTCAGCAGAGAAGCGGATTGATGTGCCAACACATAAGCGGAATCTGGGCATGGTGTTTCAAGACTTCGCCTTGTGGCCGCATATGACGGTATATGAAAATGTAGCGTTTGGCTTAAGGGCTGGTAAACAGAAGTCCGATCTGCGGCAAAAAGTAAAAGAAGCACTCGATATGGTACGCCTGCAAGGGATGGAGGATCGTTATCCTCACCAGTTGTCCGGTGGACAGCAACAGCGGGTTGCTTTTGCCAGAGCCGTGGCCGTTCGACCAGGTGTGATCTTGTTCGACGAACCACTAAGCGCACTAGATGCTGTATTACGGGAAGAGATGCGGATTGAGATGATGTCACTGGTACGAGATATGGGATTGACCGCATTATATGTGACGCATGATCAGGTTGAGGCGATGTCGATGTCGGATGAGATTGTCGTGATGGAGAAGGGACGAATATTGCAAAAAGGCAGTCCAGAAACCATCTACGCTACACCGAGCGAAGCCTTTGTTGCTTCATTTATCGGTAAATCGAACTGGCTGACGCCGAATCAATCTATGGTTCGACCGGAATATGTCTCCTGGAACAAGATCAGTCATGACGATCTCCGATATCACGGGGTCGTGCTCAGTGTTAGTTATGTAGGTGAGCGATATGAAGTTCGGGTGCAGATGGATGGGCTGGGCGTGTGGACGGCATATCGGAACAACAGAGTAGGTATAGGCGAGCAGGTAGATCTCTATGTGTCTCCTGAACGCATACATCGAATGAATATAGAGGGCGAGACAAGCTTTACGAGAAATAAGATCGCAGCAGTAAATTAA
- a CDS encoding ABC transporter substrate-binding protein, giving the protein MFGMNTRKKSAMLILSAVMSISLFGCSTGNTTTGSAAQPAGEGNTAAAAETTDKTGGKLVLYSAGPQKLADNIVSGFTAKTGIEVEMFQGTTGKILARMEAEKSNPVADVVILASLPSAQALKADGLTLPYPEAANADKLNKDWSDAEGNYFSSSASALGIVYNTKLVSTPPTSWAELATPAWKDAVNIPDPTLSGSALDFITGYLSANGDKGWDLLSSYKANGVAMAGANQEALDPVITGAKSIVAAGVDYMAYSSKAKGEPLDIVYPEEGTVISPRPAAILKSSPNVDNAKAFIDYLLSDEAQKLVTDAYLIPGREDIEATNRANVKDIPQLKVDWTWMSEHGDETAARFSEIFK; this is encoded by the coding sequence ATGTTTGGAATGAATACACGTAAGAAAAGCGCAATGCTGATTTTATCCGCGGTAATGAGTATCAGCTTGTTTGGATGTAGCACAGGTAATACGACTACAGGTTCAGCGGCTCAACCGGCAGGCGAGGGTAACACGGCAGCTGCTGCAGAAACAACGGATAAAACAGGCGGCAAACTGGTATTGTATAGCGCAGGGCCGCAGAAGTTGGCTGATAATATCGTAAGTGGATTTACAGCGAAAACGGGCATTGAGGTGGAAATGTTCCAAGGAACGACAGGTAAGATTCTGGCTCGGATGGAAGCTGAAAAATCAAATCCGGTAGCAGACGTAGTCATTCTTGCTTCTTTACCCTCCGCGCAGGCGTTGAAAGCAGATGGACTAACCCTGCCTTATCCAGAAGCGGCGAACGCCGATAAATTGAACAAGGATTGGTCGGATGCCGAAGGCAACTATTTCAGCAGCAGTGCATCTGCTCTGGGGATCGTCTACAACACCAAGCTCGTATCCACGCCGCCTACTTCATGGGCTGAGCTCGCTACACCTGCATGGAAAGATGCAGTGAACATTCCCGATCCAACGCTCTCCGGTTCTGCACTGGACTTTATCACAGGTTACTTGAGTGCGAATGGAGACAAGGGTTGGGATCTGCTAAGCAGTTACAAAGCTAATGGCGTAGCTATGGCAGGAGCAAATCAGGAAGCACTTGATCCAGTTATTACGGGTGCGAAGAGCATCGTAGCAGCTGGTGTAGATTACATGGCGTATTCCTCCAAAGCCAAAGGTGAGCCACTGGATATTGTGTATCCTGAAGAGGGAACAGTGATTAGCCCAAGACCGGCAGCTATTTTGAAATCAAGCCCGAATGTAGATAATGCCAAAGCATTTATCGACTATCTCTTGTCTGACGAAGCACAAAAGTTGGTTACCGATGCTTACCTGATTCCAGGACGTGAAGATATTGAAGCAACGAATCGCGCAAACGTGAAAGATATTCCACAACTCAAAGTGGATTGGACTTGGATGAGTGAGCACGGAGATGAGACGGCAGCACGCTTCTCTGAAATCTTCAAATAA
- a CDS encoding MBL fold metallo-hydrolase: MIKLNVWGGAGEHGRSSYLLSGSTQRLLLDCGVKKGGAGEYPLLDKQIVPKLDAVLLSHAHEDHSVAIPLLYNLGYQGEVWTTRETREQLDTYFKAWRNNTERAGYAVPYAESDVQSIRYRYLEQEAARGTWFELIPGVWAIWGRTGHLAGSVWFAIEMEERRIFYSGDYTSESMLLQEDDPLATLRGANRLYSTQRSKPMRSRVDQTALRGNLAVGQEAEFAGDQAINASLSTSFREAEQAAPAHDSIAMDDKQFLSWQSAPNAKTVEATTSSESRALSIQPMKPLEELLDLAIMDAAYGTDRDTQADKLQQLDHAIRGTIARGGKVLLPMPVVGRGQEIMLWAEQQYPDIPLFVEQGLMKGMKQLLHSPYWLRESEVANKRSLTEAITECLNGTRWQIPVTQEEREQWLEQHGASLWFIPDGMMQSALARWYYSQLAGDQNNMVLLTGHVSEGTYAGQLSRAPEEHGKCEVRKVRYKVHQGWMDAARMIRRLPARHTILVHTNREETDKLRDHLLSDNTLSEARLSEGEEAAPNKMIHSLSPGDELVL, translated from the coding sequence ATGATCAAACTGAACGTATGGGGCGGTGCAGGGGAACATGGCCGCTCTTCGTATCTCCTTAGCGGGAGTACACAACGTCTATTACTGGATTGTGGCGTCAAAAAAGGTGGAGCAGGGGAGTACCCCCTCCTTGATAAACAGATTGTACCGAAGCTCGATGCCGTGCTGTTGTCTCATGCACATGAGGATCACTCTGTAGCCATCCCTCTGCTGTATAACCTGGGCTATCAGGGTGAAGTGTGGACAACGCGTGAGACACGAGAACAGTTGGACACGTACTTCAAGGCATGGCGAAACAATACAGAGCGTGCAGGATATGCTGTGCCCTATGCAGAGAGTGACGTGCAGTCTATCCGGTATCGTTATTTGGAACAAGAGGCAGCGCGTGGAACTTGGTTTGAGCTTATCCCTGGTGTGTGGGCGATCTGGGGGCGTACGGGTCATCTCGCTGGCTCTGTTTGGTTTGCGATTGAGATGGAGGAACGACGCATATTTTACTCTGGCGACTACACTTCTGAATCCATGCTGCTACAAGAGGATGATCCTTTAGCGACTTTACGTGGCGCCAATCGATTGTATAGCACGCAGAGGAGCAAACCGATGCGCAGTCGGGTGGATCAAACGGCATTAAGAGGCAACCTCGCTGTGGGTCAGGAAGCCGAGTTTGCAGGTGATCAAGCGATCAATGCGTCCTTATCTACGTCGTTTAGAGAAGCGGAGCAAGCGGCTCCTGCCCATGATTCGATAGCAATGGACGATAAACAGTTCTTGAGCTGGCAGTCAGCACCTAATGCTAAGACAGTGGAGGCCACTACCTCTAGCGAGAGCAGAGCCTTGTCGATACAGCCTATGAAACCGTTGGAAGAACTACTGGATCTCGCTATCATGGATGCTGCTTACGGTACAGATCGGGATACGCAGGCTGATAAGTTACAACAGTTGGATCATGCGATTCGTGGGACGATTGCGCGTGGCGGGAAAGTGCTGTTGCCTATGCCTGTGGTAGGGCGTGGGCAAGAGATCATGTTATGGGCAGAGCAACAGTACCCTGACATTCCTTTATTCGTCGAACAGGGATTGATGAAGGGCATGAAGCAGCTTCTACATTCACCGTACTGGCTGAGAGAGAGCGAAGTAGCGAACAAGAGATCGCTGACCGAAGCGATTACGGAATGCTTGAACGGAACTAGGTGGCAGATACCAGTGACGCAAGAAGAGCGGGAGCAATGGTTGGAGCAGCATGGAGCCTCGCTATGGTTTATTCCGGATGGCATGATGCAGTCTGCACTTGCCCGTTGGTATTATAGTCAGTTAGCCGGAGATCAGAACAATATGGTGCTGCTTACTGGACATGTGTCGGAGGGCACCTATGCAGGTCAACTGTCACGAGCTCCTGAAGAGCATGGGAAGTGTGAGGTACGGAAGGTTCGTTACAAGGTTCATCAAGGGTGGATGGATGCAGCCAGAATGATACGCAGACTTCCTGCAAGACACACGATTCTAGTGCACACCAATCGCGAAGAGACGGATAAACTTAGGGATCATCTTCTAAGCGATAATACGCTTAGTGAAGCTAGGTTAAGTGAAGGTGAGGAAGCTGCGCCTAATAAGATGATTCATTCGCTATCACCTGGGGATGAGCTTGTGCTGTGA
- a CDS encoding GerMN domain-containing protein, translated as MRAKLGCALILSILMIVGIGCAQKPVTESGSNEPSSVQGQGQSPSPAETTVEPETRISQAVEVYYADAELLGLEQQKQTIDFKEETEKYQKTFEALQSNSDENLISLWDQVELLSTTFEDGALTLDVHIPEEASLGSSGELLALDALTQTMFQFDEVSSIDVLVDGEASESLMGHSELEHPIQRTP; from the coding sequence TTGAGAGCTAAGTTAGGATGTGCACTCATCTTGTCCATTTTAATGATTGTTGGAATCGGTTGTGCTCAGAAGCCTGTTACTGAATCCGGATCGAATGAACCAAGCAGTGTCCAAGGCCAGGGACAATCCCCGAGCCCAGCGGAAACCACAGTAGAACCAGAGACAAGAATCTCACAAGCTGTGGAGGTCTATTACGCAGATGCAGAATTACTGGGGCTGGAGCAACAAAAGCAAACCATTGATTTCAAGGAAGAAACAGAGAAGTATCAAAAGACGTTCGAAGCATTACAGAGCAACTCGGATGAAAATCTCATTTCCTTATGGGATCAGGTAGAGCTACTCTCCACAACGTTTGAGGATGGTGCACTTACGCTAGATGTCCATATTCCAGAGGAAGCCAGCCTGGGATCCAGTGGAGAACTGCTTGCACTTGATGCACTGACCCAAACGATGTTTCAATTCGATGAAGTCAGCAGTATTGATGTGTTAGTGGATGGCGAAGCATCCGAGAGCTTGATGGGACATTCTGAACTGGAACACCCCATTCAACGTACACCATAG
- a CDS encoding N-acetylmuramoyl-L-alanine amidase family protein codes for MKKTLLLLWMSLFLLFLLPSPGHAAANTSKIFLDGEQLSLPNDVQVTIVNKNVMIPIRVVAENLKFQVDWNQKASQVKIQQDNQILALTVNQKKAMVGGKEVSLNTAPQIINNTVVVPIRFVSEQMGLTVKWNNQDKIVYLVNTIKTPAQEPNTNTGQDDSSTLAQVTDILFTNNQLLVSMDQDVQPIITTLKNPDRLVVDLPRTVFGNMAQPLDQGMNGKLDVSGFPNVTDVRYSLFKKDPGQVRIVVELNQVKSVQFSQEQVAGKLIVDLNVSGENVIPVIVTPVGEPGRKVVVIDPGHGGNDPGTISITNKPEKDFTLAVGLKVQALLQQEENIQLVMTRVTDVYPTRPERVKLANDLNADVFVSIHGNSVESAPKVSGTETFYYQRSSSKDLANVIHKHLIQSMGLKDRGVKNGNLEVIRNTTMPAVLLELGFLSNAEEEIALLSEDMQMKAAQAIVDGIKEYLGL; via the coding sequence ATGAAGAAGACCTTGCTACTCTTATGGATGAGCCTGTTCCTGCTGTTCTTACTACCAAGTCCTGGACATGCTGCAGCGAACACGTCAAAGATTTTTTTGGATGGTGAGCAATTAAGTCTACCTAATGATGTTCAAGTGACAATCGTCAATAAAAACGTGATGATTCCCATCCGGGTCGTTGCCGAAAATCTAAAATTCCAGGTCGACTGGAATCAGAAAGCAAGCCAAGTGAAGATTCAACAAGATAACCAAATACTCGCCTTAACCGTTAATCAGAAGAAAGCCATGGTGGGTGGCAAGGAAGTAAGTTTAAATACCGCCCCGCAGATCATCAACAATACAGTCGTGGTACCGATTCGATTTGTCAGTGAACAGATGGGATTAACAGTGAAGTGGAACAACCAAGACAAAATCGTATACTTAGTGAATACCATCAAAACTCCTGCCCAAGAACCCAACACAAATACAGGGCAAGATGATAGCTCTACCTTAGCCCAAGTGACAGATATCCTGTTTACAAACAACCAACTCTTGGTATCTATGGATCAAGATGTGCAACCGATCATTACCACACTGAAGAACCCTGACCGGCTGGTTGTTGATTTACCAAGAACCGTATTCGGTAATATGGCACAACCTCTGGATCAAGGGATGAATGGAAAGTTAGATGTAAGTGGATTCCCGAATGTGACCGATGTAAGATATTCACTGTTCAAAAAAGATCCGGGTCAAGTCCGAATTGTCGTCGAATTGAATCAAGTCAAAAGTGTTCAGTTCAGCCAGGAGCAGGTCGCTGGCAAACTCATCGTGGATCTGAACGTTTCCGGTGAGAACGTCATCCCCGTCATTGTCACGCCAGTAGGTGAACCAGGACGCAAAGTGGTCGTCATTGATCCAGGGCATGGCGGAAATGATCCAGGAACAATAAGCATTACGAATAAACCTGAGAAAGACTTCACCCTCGCTGTAGGGCTGAAAGTACAAGCACTCCTGCAACAGGAGGAAAACATTCAACTGGTTATGACACGTGTTACGGATGTATATCCCACACGCCCTGAACGTGTCAAACTCGCCAATGATCTGAATGCAGATGTGTTTGTATCCATCCATGGCAATAGTGTAGAGTCTGCTCCCAAAGTATCAGGAACAGAGACATTTTATTACCAACGCAGTAGCAGCAAGGATTTGGCGAACGTTATCCATAAACATTTGATTCAATCTATGGGGCTTAAAGACCGCGGTGTGAAAAATGGTAATCTAGAGGTCATTCGGAACACCACGATGCCTGCGGTACTGTTAGAACTCGGCTTCCTCAGTAATGCCGAAGAAGAAATTGCTCTGTTATCCGAGGACATGCAGATGAAGGCTGCTCAAGCGATTGTAGATGGAATCAAGGAATACCTCGGGCTCTAA
- the nagZ gene encoding beta-N-acetylhexosaminidase encodes MSEQGERYQSILQSMSLREKVGQMLLIGFHGTEAAGDIETFIQQYPVGGVIYFARNAESPEQVEKLSQGLQSIASASDHIPLWISIDQEGGMVSRITEGIALMPGQMAIAAAGSQDDAYQAAYISGIELRSMGINMNFAPVLDVNNNAANPVIGVRSFGEKADAVAEYGVRAVMGYQDAGVVATAKHFPGHGDTDTDSHLDLPVIHHDRERMNQVELVPFRAAIAAGVGAVMSAHIYFPALESERLPVTLSRSVLHGLLREEFGYEGMIVTDCMEMDAIAVHYGTVEAAVMAVEAGADLVLISHTPRLQIEAYEALIAAVQQERISEERIDESVIRLLRYKSKHGLLDNGMNEDNRSEGANRSLAQPDMPALDTGTERNSPLYQAVAQRISERSITLVRDQIGMLPLKMQRTLVITVASSVTSAVDEQLSETSTLGAVLSRYGLEVIDLYVNVENVSTSSASMLQAARAQEVEQIIVGTYNASSASGESQCRLIEALQQIGKPLAVVALRSPYDLLALPIVKVYVAAYESRPLAMNSVAQALLGQIPFQGKSPVSIE; translated from the coding sequence ATGAGTGAGCAAGGGGAAAGGTATCAGAGCATTCTGCAGTCTATGAGTTTACGGGAAAAGGTTGGGCAAATGTTATTGATTGGATTCCATGGCACAGAGGCTGCCGGAGATATTGAAACGTTCATTCAGCAGTACCCGGTTGGTGGCGTTATATATTTTGCACGTAATGCGGAATCGCCTGAGCAGGTAGAGAAACTTTCACAGGGACTACAGAGCATTGCTTCCGCAAGTGACCATATTCCACTCTGGATTTCCATTGATCAGGAGGGCGGCATGGTATCCAGGATTACGGAGGGGATCGCGTTAATGCCTGGACAGATGGCGATTGCTGCTGCCGGTTCCCAAGATGACGCTTATCAAGCGGCATATATAAGTGGCATAGAGTTGAGATCTATGGGGATTAACATGAATTTTGCGCCAGTCTTGGACGTTAATAATAATGCGGCTAACCCTGTCATTGGTGTACGCTCATTTGGTGAGAAGGCTGATGCCGTGGCAGAGTACGGGGTTAGAGCCGTAATGGGTTATCAGGATGCTGGAGTGGTAGCAACAGCCAAGCATTTCCCAGGTCACGGGGACACCGACACAGATTCCCATCTTGATCTACCCGTTATTCATCATGACCGAGAGCGGATGAACCAAGTTGAGCTGGTTCCGTTTCGTGCCGCTATAGCAGCTGGTGTGGGCGCGGTGATGTCGGCACATATTTATTTTCCTGCACTCGAATCAGAGCGTCTACCTGTCACTTTGTCACGATCCGTACTTCACGGGTTGCTCCGCGAGGAATTCGGTTATGAGGGTATGATTGTAACAGACTGTATGGAGATGGATGCCATTGCTGTACACTATGGAACGGTTGAAGCGGCAGTGATGGCTGTAGAGGCTGGAGCAGATCTGGTACTCATTAGTCACACGCCGAGGTTACAGATAGAGGCGTATGAGGCGCTAATCGCTGCGGTACAGCAGGAGCGAATTAGCGAAGAACGTATAGATGAGTCGGTGATACGGCTGTTGAGGTATAAGAGCAAGCATGGTTTATTAGATAATGGAATGAATGAAGACAATCGAAGTGAGGGTGCTAATCGATCTCTCGCACAGCCGGATATGCCCGCTTTGGATACTGGAACAGAGCGTAACAGTCCGCTCTATCAGGCTGTAGCTCAGCGGATCAGTGAGAGGAGCATCACACTTGTACGTGATCAGATTGGGATGTTGCCCCTGAAAATGCAGCGTACATTGGTCATCACGGTTGCATCATCGGTGACCAGTGCTGTTGATGAACAATTAAGTGAAACATCCACGTTGGGTGCTGTATTGTCGCGTTATGGGCTGGAGGTTATTGATCTGTATGTTAATGTAGAGAATGTCTCCACTTCCTCTGCGAGTATGTTACAGGCTGCGAGAGCGCAAGAAGTGGAGCAAATTATCGTGGGTACTTACAATGCCAGTAGTGCGTCTGGCGAATCACAATGTAGATTAATTGAAGCGTTGCAGCAAATCGGAAAACCGCTAGCAGTTGTAGCGCTACGCAGCCCGTATGACCTGCTTGCTCTACCTATCGTGAAGGTTTATGTAGCAGCTTACGAGAGTCGGCCGCTCGCAATGAATAGTGTTGCTCAAGCGCTCCTAGGTCAGATTCCTTTTCAGGGGAAATCACCTGTGTCGATCGAGTGA